In Ostrea edulis chromosome 4, xbOstEdul1.1, whole genome shotgun sequence, a single window of DNA contains:
- the LOC130054070 gene encoding craniofacial development protein 2-like, with protein MSSSSSRRWITLITKPGRPDSSRWKSGLGCDRPTTYPAECIYLATETAIVNNTIPGRGTSGQIPIMMAGTESREDSVNLTGKPKWKSQLLSCKGKLRVGTWNVRTLLQTGKLKELCDNAERYHLDIVGVQGVRWSGKDKIRHDSWTFIYSGRDDQKHEAGVGVLLSKRAADAVNSTDCISERLLKIRFKAGVTNLTVIVGYAPTEVANTPEKDEFYDQLNNILGKIPRHDMCLLIGDFNTRVGQDITAYPRVIGQHGMGDMNENGQRLLDTCSTHGIVIAGTIFQHKEIHKYTWTSNTVSRTRAQLDHIIINSRWKRSMTDCRAYRGADIFSDHELLISTITMKLAKPKSRGAKGKFATYKLNDRIMKERFQQEVKKHLIEENSQQLEIEEDWDNIKNGILHAAENTIGRIRHKRKEWISVQTEELVEKRRTAKAR; from the coding sequence ATGTCAAGCAGCTCATCTAGGAGATGGATCACTCTGATCACAAAGCCTGGGCGGCCAGACTCATCCAGGTGGAAATCCGGCCTAGGCTGCGATAGGCCAACAACCTATCCAGCTGAATGTATTTATCTAGCTACAGAAACCGCTATAGTAAACAACACTATTCCAGGACGGGGGACCTCAGGTCAAATACCTATCATGATGGCGGGCACTGAAAGCCGAGAGGATAGTGTCAACCTGACGGGGAAACCTAAATGGAAATCACAACTGCTCAGTTGTAAAGGAAAACTGCGTGTCGGTACATGGAATGTTCGGACATTACTACAAACAGGAAAGTTAAAGGAATTATGTGATAATGCAGAAAGGTACCATCTTGACATAGTTGGAGTACAGGGAGTTAGATGGAGTGGAAAGGACAAGATCCGGCATGATTCATGGACATTTATATACTCAGGCAGAGATGACCAAAAACATGAGGCAGGAGTAGGTGTACTTTTATCCAAGAGAGCAGCTGATGCAGTTAATTCCACCGACTGTATTAGTGAGCGCCTACTAAAGATCAGATTTAAAGCTGGAGTCACTAACCTTACTGTGATTGTAGGGTATGCACCAACAGAAGTAGCAAATACACCAGAAAAAGATGAATTTTATGACCAGTTGAACAACATTCTGGGCAAAATACCACGACATGATATGTGCCTCTTGATTGGTGATTTTAATACTAGAGTGGGACAAGATATAACAGCATATCCCAGAGTAATAGGCCAACATGGCATGGGTGACATGAATGAGAATGGACAGAGACTCCTTGACACATGTAGTACCCATGGTATAGTAATTGCTGGCACCATCTTTCAGCACAAGGAAATCCATAAGTATACGTGGACTAGCAATACAGTATCAAGAACAAGAGCACAGCTTGATCATATCATCATCAATAGTAGATGGAAACGCTCCATGACAGACTGTAGAGCCTACAGAGGTGCTGATATCTTCAGCGACCATGAGCTACTAATTTCTACTATCACCATGAAACTGGCAAAACCTAAATCAAGGGGTGCAAAAGGAAAATTTGCCACTTATAAGCTTAACGACCGGATAATGAAAGAAAGATTCCAACAAGAAGTGAAGAAACATCTGATAGAGGAGAACAGTCAACAGCTTGAGATAGAAGAAGACTGGgataacattaaaaatggaattcTACATGCTGCAGAAAACACCATTGGTAGGATTAGGCATAAAAGAAAAGAATGGATTAGTGTTCAAACAGAAGAATTGGTGGAAAAGCGACGAACGGCAAAAGCAAGGTAG